A single region of the Bdellovibrio sp. GT3 genome encodes:
- a CDS encoding acyl-CoA thioesterase, with the protein MAKSSKPVSFSQVVMTQLVLPSHTNALGSVFGGTIMSWIDIAAAIAAQRHSNKDVVTASIDRINFVAPVYKGWVVNLKASVNYTSRTSMEVGVRVDAEDPKTGETFHTATAYTTFVALGANGKPIEVPGLELNTENDKRRYNEGKARREQRLKEKRQD; encoded by the coding sequence ATGGCTAAATCTTCCAAGCCCGTTTCATTTTCTCAAGTCGTTATGACTCAATTGGTTCTTCCGTCGCACACAAATGCCTTGGGCTCTGTGTTCGGGGGGACGATCATGTCATGGATTGATATCGCAGCGGCCATAGCAGCCCAACGTCACTCGAATAAAGATGTTGTGACAGCCTCCATTGATCGCATTAATTTCGTGGCGCCAGTTTATAAAGGATGGGTGGTGAATCTTAAAGCCAGTGTGAACTACACTTCGCGCACCTCTATGGAAGTGGGCGTTCGTGTGGATGCAGAGGATCCTAAAACCGGGGAAACCTTTCATACTGCGACGGCATACACCACATTTGTGGCTTTGGGTGCCAATGGTAAGCCGATTGAGGTTCCAGGGTTGGAGTTGAACACTGAGAACGATAAACGCCGCTACAACGAAGGCAAGGCTCGCCGAGAGCAGCGTCTAAAAGAAAAGCGTCAGGATTAA
- a CDS encoding helix-turn-helix domain-containing protein, translating into MLRDVLIQKGLSNREAEVAELVSKGLSNKEVANQLFVTEKTVKFHLTNIYKKMNVKSRAQLIVWCLPHLGFVESEIRAESNNQNATTAQTYNNNQTQTIPAGSATVAGATTLPGGGMNRNGNSDIGMGGI; encoded by the coding sequence ATGCTCAGAGATGTCCTGATTCAAAAAGGTCTTTCAAATAGAGAGGCAGAAGTTGCTGAACTTGTGTCTAAAGGCTTGTCCAACAAGGAAGTTGCGAACCAGCTTTTTGTAACTGAAAAAACAGTTAAATTTCACCTTACTAACATCTATAAAAAGATGAATGTGAAATCTCGTGCACAATTGATCGTATGGTGCTTGCCTCACCTTGGTTTCGTGGAAAGCGAAATCCGCGCAGAGAGCAACAACCAAAATGCGACTACTGCTCAGACTTACAACAATAACCAAACGCAAACGATCCCAGCAGGATCTGCGACTGTAGCTGGTGCTACAACTCTTCCAGGTGGCGGCATGAACCGTAATGGTAATTCCGACATCGGTATGGGTGGCATCTAA
- the hflX gene encoding GTPase HflX, translating into MSQQAHVKVHDRAIVIGVGLKTEPLTEIKENLLELEELVTAAGGEVVGSIIQVLPSWNPATLIGSGKVEEVAEMVRDSQATIVVMDHQLSGVQQRNLEQIVKVRVVDRNQLILDIFAQRAQTFEGKLQVELAQLLDQMPRMVGAWLESLSRQGGGIGTRGPGETALENDRRRIRERVALIKKKLDGVRQNRAQHRQSRKRHEIPSFALIGYTNSGKSSLLNRLTGAQVMTKNQVFATLDPTTRKIFLNDGPPAVVTDTVGFIRKLPTQLIEAFKATLEESAEADVLLHVVDLSSPNMERQIEVVEDLIKEFNWADKKIIHVFNKVDAAPVERQFRVKQYPRVFVSALTGQGMEQLKKLMAQMVSEMQTDVQLYFPRSEEYKIFDLGREAQISRKETATEGTVCYTQLTPSLINRWKDYIVK; encoded by the coding sequence TTGAGTCAACAAGCCCATGTCAAAGTTCACGATAGAGCGATTGTCATCGGGGTCGGTTTAAAAACCGAACCACTCACCGAAATCAAAGAAAATCTGCTGGAGCTGGAGGAGCTGGTCACCGCCGCTGGTGGTGAAGTTGTAGGCTCCATTATCCAAGTTCTGCCTTCTTGGAATCCCGCAACCCTGATTGGATCCGGCAAAGTCGAAGAAGTGGCCGAGATGGTCCGCGACAGCCAGGCCACGATTGTGGTCATGGATCACCAACTATCTGGCGTTCAACAAAGAAACTTAGAGCAAATTGTTAAAGTTCGCGTGGTTGACCGCAATCAATTGATTTTGGATATTTTTGCCCAACGTGCTCAGACGTTTGAAGGAAAACTTCAAGTGGAACTTGCACAGTTGCTGGATCAAATGCCCCGCATGGTCGGAGCATGGTTGGAATCTCTGTCTCGCCAAGGTGGCGGTATCGGCACCAGAGGCCCTGGGGAAACTGCCCTTGAAAACGATCGCCGCCGTATCCGTGAGCGCGTCGCTTTAATTAAGAAAAAACTTGATGGTGTTCGCCAAAACCGTGCGCAACACAGACAATCCCGTAAACGCCATGAAATCCCATCCTTTGCTTTAATTGGTTACACCAACTCAGGTAAAAGTTCTTTACTGAACCGCCTGACTGGTGCGCAAGTGATGACAAAAAATCAGGTGTTCGCAACCCTGGATCCGACAACTCGCAAAATCTTTTTGAACGATGGACCACCGGCAGTCGTCACAGACACCGTGGGCTTCATTCGTAAACTTCCCACACAGTTGATTGAGGCATTTAAAGCAACACTTGAAGAGTCGGCAGAAGCTGATGTTTTACTTCATGTGGTGGATTTATCCTCCCCCAACATGGAAAGACAAATTGAAGTCGTTGAAGATCTCATCAAGGAATTCAACTGGGCCGATAAAAAAATCATCCACGTCTTTAACAAGGTGGATGCAGCTCCCGTTGAAAGACAATTCCGGGTCAAACAGTACCCGCGGGTTTTCGTCAGCGCCCTCACCGGACAGGGAATGGAACAGTTAAAAAAGCTGATGGCTCAAATGGTCAGCGAAATGCAGACCGATGTGCAACTCTACTTCCCACGCTCCGAAGAATACAAAATTTTCGACCTGGGAAGAGAAGCACAAATCAGCAGAAAAGAAACAGCCACCGAAGGCACCGTCTGCTACACGCAGCTCACCCCTTCGCTGATCAATCGCTGGAAAGACTATATCGTTAAATAA